From Thermococcus sp., the proteins below share one genomic window:
- a CDS encoding ABC transporter permease translates to MRRDYTLYFFAALGSFMIVYILLPLGMIYAKQAGDFGAFLKTIHDPVVLSAVKRSLLTATATALIALLFGVPLGYVLARKDFPGKSFVQAIVDVPIVIPHSVVGIMLLVTYSTYILDNYLGIISAMLFVSASFTINSAKDGFLAVDEKLEAVARTLGASQLRTFFTVSLPIAFPSIASGAIMTWARAISEVGAVLIVAYYPMTAQVLILEYFNNYG, encoded by the coding sequence ATGAGGCGCGACTACACACTATACTTCTTCGCCGCACTCGGTAGCTTCATGATAGTCTACATACTCCTCCCTCTGGGGATGATATACGCCAAACAGGCCGGTGATTTCGGGGCGTTCCTGAAAACCATCCACGACCCCGTTGTGCTCTCGGCTGTTAAGCGCTCCCTTCTCACGGCAACGGCGACGGCGTTGATAGCACTTCTCTTCGGTGTTCCCCTCGGTTATGTATTGGCCAGAAAGGACTTCCCCGGGAAGAGCTTTGTCCAAGCCATTGTTGACGTCCCGATAGTCATTCCTCACTCCGTCGTTGGGATAATGCTCCTCGTAACGTATTCCACCTACATTCTCGACAACTATCTCGGGATAATCTCTGCAATGCTCTTCGTCTCCGCGTCCTTTACAATAAACTCTGCCAAAGACGGTTTTCTTGCAGTTGATGAGAAGCTTGAGGCCGTTGCAAGAACCCTAGGCGCTTCCCAGCTCAGGACGTTCTTCACGGTCTCCCTTCCGATAGCTTTTCCTTCGATAGCGAGCGGGGCAATAATGACATGGGCGAGGGCCATAAGCGAGGTTGGAGCGGTTCTGATAGTTGCTTACTACCCGATGACGGCTCAGGTTCTAATACTTGAGTACTTCAACAACTATGG
- a CDS encoding isoprenylcysteine carboxylmethyltransferase family protein yields the protein MESVKLRKLTFLLFFTLIPFSCLSHWPLITGRLARIMHWTGFVILSITAPLAIYVHSLFPKRHDEPGDFEKLISEGPYRYVRHPFYSAFIVMGFGIGLFCVSVPGLIAYTLLLPLWGKLAEVEEKELLEYWGEEYRRFMETRGRFFPKLNKSIQQTDRKNENL from the coding sequence ATGGAGTCCGTCAAACTGAGGAAGCTGACTTTCTTGCTGTTCTTCACACTCATTCCCTTCTCCTGTCTGAGCCACTGGCCTTTGATAACGGGCCGGCTAGCGAGGATTATGCACTGGACCGGCTTTGTGATTCTTTCAATAACGGCGCCTTTGGCCATTTACGTCCACTCACTCTTCCCCAAGAGGCACGACGAGCCAGGGGACTTTGAGAAACTTATAAGCGAAGGCCCTTACCGCTACGTTAGGCACCCTTTCTACTCCGCCTTCATTGTTATGGGCTTTGGAATTGGCCTCTTCTGCGTTAGCGTTCCCGGTTTAATTGCATACACCTTACTGCTCCCGCTGTGGGGGAAGCTCGCTGAGGTGGAGGAGAAGGAGCTCCTTGAGTACTGGGGGGAGGAATACAGGCGGTTTATGGAGACAAGGGGCAGGTTCTTCCCGAAGTTAAACAAAAGTATTCAACAGACTGATAGAAAAAACGAAAACCTTTAA
- the wtpA gene encoding tungstate ABC transporter substrate-binding protein WtpA: MRNAGFLLLAVLLLSVVTAGCIGGSSPASSSGTTTSQSKALKEETLIIFHAGSLSVPLQQLETEFAKYAEENLGVKVKFQDEASGSVMAVRKVTDLHKPADIVATADYTLIPQMLVPNYTDFYVLFATNQIVIAFTNKSRYANEINSTNWYEILAKPGVRFGFSNPNDDPCGYRSVMVMKLADLYYGKPVFETLVEKNTNIYANGTHIYAPKEIQLRSDKVVIRPKETDLVGLVESGAIDYFFIYKSVAEQHHLRYITLPAQINLADFKLADYYSQVEITLGSTGKTIRAKPIVYGVTVLKNAPHRQLAMEFLKFWLGKKGREVFRQNYQDFLNPPIAFGNVPPIIQDEVKVEKS, encoded by the coding sequence ATGAGGAATGCGGGTTTCCTCTTACTCGCGGTTCTTCTGCTCTCTGTCGTCACAGCTGGATGTATCGGCGGTTCTTCCCCGGCGTCCTCAAGTGGAACAACGACAAGTCAGAGCAAGGCACTCAAAGAGGAAACGCTGATAATCTTCCACGCCGGCTCTCTCAGCGTCCCGCTCCAGCAACTTGAGACGGAATTCGCCAAATACGCCGAGGAAAACCTCGGTGTCAAAGTGAAGTTCCAAGACGAGGCGAGCGGAAGCGTTATGGCTGTTAGAAAGGTCACCGACCTCCACAAACCGGCGGACATAGTGGCAACGGCCGATTATACTCTAATCCCCCAGATGCTTGTTCCGAATTACACTGATTTCTACGTTCTCTTCGCGACCAACCAGATTGTTATTGCCTTCACGAACAAGAGCAGGTACGCCAACGAGATTAACTCAACCAACTGGTACGAAATCCTCGCCAAGCCCGGTGTCCGCTTCGGCTTCAGCAACCCTAACGACGACCCTTGTGGCTACCGCTCTGTGATGGTCATGAAGCTGGCAGACCTCTATTACGGCAAGCCGGTATTCGAGACCCTCGTTGAGAAGAACACCAACATCTACGCCAACGGAACCCACATATATGCCCCCAAGGAAATCCAGCTCAGGAGTGATAAGGTTGTTATAAGGCCGAAGGAGACAGACTTAGTCGGCCTCGTCGAAAGCGGTGCCATAGACTACTTCTTCATATACAAGAGCGTCGCCGAGCAGCATCACCTTCGCTACATAACGCTCCCGGCTCAGATTAATCTCGCTGACTTCAAGCTCGCCGACTACTATTCCCAAGTCGAGATTACCCTCGGCTCAACAGGGAAAACCATCAGGGCCAAGCCCATCGTCTACGGCGTGACCGTCCTAAAGAACGCCCCACACAGACAGCTGGCCATGGAGTTCCTCAAGTTCTGGCTTGGAAAAAAGGGCAGGGAGGTTTTCAGGCAGAACTACCAGGACTTCCTCAACCCGCCCATAGCGTTCGGAAACGTCCCGCCAATAATTCAGGATGAGGTCAAGGTCGAGAAAAGCTAA
- a CDS encoding HD family hydrolase, with translation MLDLLIELGNLKRLPRTGWLLRGVSNPESIADHSYRVALITLFLADELKEKGVEIDVEKAIKIALLHDVGEARITDVPKTAQYYLNKGKAEKKAVMELLLSSPKPREYFKLWREYEEESSLEGRLVKFADRLEMLIQAYEYEKTGFRNLEEFWGTLEELRKSEFYVHFKGLVDGIEELRKQNHLR, from the coding sequence ATGCTCGACCTTCTAATCGAGCTAGGCAACCTGAAGAGGCTCCCTAGAACCGGCTGGCTCCTCCGGGGAGTTTCAAATCCGGAAAGCATAGCCGACCACAGCTATCGCGTCGCTTTGATAACACTCTTCCTGGCGGACGAGCTTAAAGAGAAGGGTGTTGAGATAGACGTCGAGAAGGCCATCAAAATAGCGCTCCTACACGATGTGGGTGAAGCAAGGATAACGGACGTGCCGAAGACGGCTCAGTACTACCTCAATAAGGGTAAGGCCGAGAAGAAAGCCGTCATGGAGCTCCTGCTCTCGTCTCCAAAGCCGAGGGAATACTTCAAGCTCTGGCGCGAGTACGAGGAAGAGTCCAGTCTGGAAGGTCGGCTCGTAAAGTTCGCGGACAGGCTAGAGATGCTGATTCAAGCTTATGAGTATGAGAAGACAGGCTTTCGGAACCTCGAAGAGTTTTGGGGAACCTTGGAGGAGCTCCGGAAGAGTGAGTTCTACGTGCATTTCAAAGGGCTGGTGGATGGGATAGAGGAACTAAGAAAACAGAATCATTTACGTTAA
- a CDS encoding GTP-binding protein, producing the protein MKRVKLGHHYYYSLTPDELKTGGFRGKNVVIEGIVEDKPLVEFLPMELPSWRTTFRIHGIRIDFAGSPCIGKGDRVKVYGRFLGDAIIATAVETDKAIFTTEE; encoded by the coding sequence ATGAAGCGCGTAAAGCTCGGCCATCACTATTACTACTCCCTAACTCCCGATGAGCTGAAAACCGGTGGGTTTCGGGGTAAGAACGTCGTCATCGAGGGAATCGTTGAGGACAAACCCCTCGTCGAGTTCCTTCCCATGGAACTGCCGAGCTGGAGGACAACGTTTAGGATACACGGCATCAGGATTGACTTTGCGGGAAGCCCCTGCATAGGAAAGGGCGACAGGGTTAAGGTCTACGGACGCTTCCTCGGCGATGCGATAATTGCAACGGCCGTTGAAACCGATAAGGCAATCTTCACGACGGAGGAGTGA
- a CDS encoding Era-like GTP-binding protein encodes MIKVAIIGAENVGKSTLMNALVGGNVSEVEDLPGTTKGLVKKHFGKLKIPKGMKNPFGGADEFVLIDTAGLFDPRYELRGKVLSEEKFRELIKEIISADIIIHMVDATVGLHRGMEKLHHMLKMRYEKPIIVVINKIDLVPRERVEELREIIKKRLEQEPLALSLVTYEGFNELLERIAHMAMYV; translated from the coding sequence ATGATAAAGGTTGCGATAATCGGTGCCGAAAACGTTGGCAAATCAACCCTCATGAACGCGCTCGTTGGCGGAAATGTAAGCGAGGTTGAGGATTTGCCGGGGACAACAAAGGGACTGGTGAAAAAGCACTTTGGAAAGCTCAAGATACCCAAGGGGATGAAGAACCCCTTCGGTGGGGCCGACGAGTTCGTCCTGATAGACACGGCCGGCCTATTCGACCCAAGGTACGAGCTGAGGGGAAAGGTCCTTAGCGAGGAGAAGTTCAGGGAGCTGATAAAGGAGATAATCTCAGCCGACATAATTATCCACATGGTCGACGCCACCGTCGGCCTTCACCGGGGCATGGAGAAGCTCCATCACATGCTCAAAATGCGCTACGAAAAGCCGATAATAGTTGTTATCAACAAGATTGACCTTGTTCCAAGGGAACGGGTGGAAGAACTGAGGGAAATCATAAAGAAAAGGCTTGAACAGGAGCCACTCGCCCTGTCTCTCGTAACCTATGAGGGCTTCAACGAGCTCCTCGAAAGGATTGCCCACATGGCGATGTACGTCTAA
- a CDS encoding secondary thiamine-phosphate synthase enzyme YjbQ codes for MLYEISIETRERCQVVDITEEVQKMVYRSKVKHGIAVVFTHHTTTGLFINEYEPGLIEDIKAKMAELVPRGAGYSHDRIDNNAHAHIKASIFLNPEVVVPIDQAELHLGTWQRILFVELDGPRHRKVYVMICPCPEMPEE; via the coding sequence ATGCTCTATGAGATTTCCATCGAGACCCGGGAGCGCTGTCAGGTTGTGGACATAACCGAGGAAGTTCAAAAAATGGTCTACCGCTCAAAGGTGAAGCACGGTATAGCGGTCGTCTTCACCCACCACACGACTACTGGTCTCTTCATAAACGAGTACGAACCGGGCCTAATCGAGGACATAAAGGCCAAAATGGCCGAGCTCGTGCCGAGAGGGGCCGGCTACTCCCACGACAGGATTGACAACAACGCCCACGCCCACATAAAGGCGAGCATCTTCCTAAATCCAGAGGTTGTGGTCCCGATAGACCAGGCCGAGCTCCATCTGGGAACGTGGCAGAGGATTCTATTCGTTGAGCTTGACGGCCCGAGGCACAGGAAGGTTTACGTCATGATTTGCCCCTGTCCCGAGATGCCTGAGGAGTGA